Within Salvia splendens isolate huo1 chromosome 21, SspV2, whole genome shotgun sequence, the genomic segment AATAGCTCATTATCAGTTTGGTTCTCGCCATCTCCCATTCCTAACAAGATCGTATGAGCAATCCTGTACATCGAGTTTGCAGCTATAACTCAGCAGGCCAGTTTAGAGGGTTCTGCATTAGAATATCTCTCGTTTGAGCCACAAAATCTGTCACAATCTTTTCTACGCTCGTGCTCATTATATCCGTGTCCTCCCATTTTCTGTACACTTCAGCTCCTATCCAAACCACTTCTGCTGCTTTTCTTATGCTTTCTAACTCGCTAGTACTGTCTAGAGTTTCCTCGATAAGCTTCACGATGGGCAAGCCCTCAAATGCAAACCATTAATTGGTTAGCCTTCTCGTCTGCAAAGTTGagaagagcaactgaaatggcGGTCAAAGTCACCACGGGCTGAGACCAGCAATTTGGAGGTTCTTGAGAATGCAAGCTCGGGATTTCGCTGCTGTCAAATCGCCCCAACCCATTGAAGTTTGAGGATTTCTTCAGAAGCTGGATCAGATTCTTGGGCTACCTTTTTTCGCCACCCTTTATCAGCTCATCCGCCTCGTTGCAGATGTTCTTGAGGACTTTATATGGCAGTTGTGGCTCACCTTCAAGTAGAAGAACATATTGGCTAAAATCGACATGTGCTCCCGCTAAAACAGGTCTTTCATTCTTGCGTAAACACAAGAGAACTGCTCTACCAAATCTAGCAGAGAGGAATAGAACTAGTTTGGCTTCTAAAACAACGAGAATCTGAACCCCGATGCAGAAATTCAGAACAAATCTTACTGCATCACGAAGAAGCTTCTTGCTTGTGCGGCTTTGAACTTGAAATGGAAGTGATCTGTCTCTCCACTCAACCAGCCTCCAAGTCCAGTACTTGTCAACCTTGACTTCATCTCTAAAGATCTTTCGTTCCATCTCACAAATCTTgaaccacgaagcaacgaaCCATCTCAACAGAGGAGCGATAGTTCCAATCGCCACTCCAGTACACTGAATGTTCAAAATCCAACCAACGGACCAACGATATTTTGAAGTAACAAAAACACTCGAATTGACTTTATACCTAGGATATAGAAGCCTATGTGAAATCCGAGCTTTGACCAAACCTGCAGCTGTGAAAAGGCACCAGAATCCTAAAGTAGAAGAAATGGCAGACCTTGCCAGCACAAACTGAGGACTGCTAGTTTGAGCCATCACCCAATACCCTTTCACCATATTTTCAACCTCATCACTACTAAACCTTCCCCACTCTACTTGTCTATTCGAGACCGATTTGTGCATTTCATTATACTTCAATCCTATGTATCTCTTGGCTCTTGGAGCCATCAACGATACAGAACATAACGTTGCAAG encodes:
- the LOC121785255 gene encoding uncharacterized protein LOC121785255, producing MASSPTLEDPDYLKRVQASLDSTMPWIGTYIAPASAVCTLAMAADAFIGFRSKKYWLPSLGILVITIAGNMVSTALMLLFLATLCSVSLMAPRAKRYIGLKYNEMHKSVSNRQVEWGRFSSDEVENMVKGYWVMAQTSSPQFVLARSAISSTLGFWCLFTAAGLVKARISHRLLYPRYKVNSSVFVTSKYRWSVGWILNIQCTGVAIGTIAPLLRWFVASWFKICEMERKIFRDEVKVDKYWTWRLVEWRDRSLPFQVQSRTSKKLLRDAVRFVLNFCIGVQILVVLEAKLVLFLSARFGRAVLLCLRKNERPVLAGAHVDFSQYVLLLEGEPQLPYKVLKNICNEADELIKGGEKRIAHTILLGMGDGENQTDNELFVSISITISDILAACLTNLVQVITLKCHRSDIKEREESVRRAAILLGESKEIFDILQQRELPCLDVEKAANFDEWRASLELDIENPLASSSPSSSDNSTTV